A stretch of the Musa acuminata AAA Group cultivar baxijiao chromosome BXJ2-7, Cavendish_Baxijiao_AAA, whole genome shotgun sequence genome encodes the following:
- the LOC135581837 gene encoding nucleobase-ascorbate transporter 6-like: MAGGGGGGSAGAAPKQDDTQPHPVKEQLPNVSYCITSPPPWPEAILLGFQHYLVMLGTTVIIPTVLVPQMGGGNDEKARVIQTFLFVAGLNTLLQTLFGTRLPAVIGGSYTFVVPTISIILNDRYNDIIDPHKRFLRTMRGTQGALIVASVVQIIIGFSGLWRLVTRFLSPLSAAPLVALAGFGLYQLGFPGVAKCIEIGLPQLIVLVIVSQYVPHAIHLKKNIFDRFAVIFSVAIVWLYAFILTVGGAYRHAAPKTQQHCRTDRSGLVAASPWIRIPYPFQWGAPTFEAGEAFAMMVASFVALVESTGTFIAVSRYASATQVPPSILSRGVGWQGIGILLDGIFGTANGSTASVENAGLLALTRVGSRRVVQISAGFMIFFSILGKFGAVFASIPGSIIAALYCLFFAYVGAAGLGLLQFSNLNSFRTKFILGFSVFLGLSIPQYFKEYTSVAGYGPVHTGARWFNDIVNVIFSSEALVAGFVAYFLDNTMQLHESSTRKDRGYHFWDKFRTFKKDPRSEEFYSLPFKLNRFFTPD; this comes from the exons ATggctggtggtggaggtggaggaTCGGCGGGAGCAGCGCCGAAGCAAGACGACACACAGCCCCACCCCGTGAAGGAGCAGCTACCTAATGTTTCCTACTGCATCACCAGCCCTCCTCCCTGGC CCGAGGCTATTCTTCTTGGGTTCCAGCATTACCTCGTGATGCTAGGCACCACCGTTATCATTCCTACCGTTCTTGTTCCTCAGATGGGTGGAGGAAAT GATGAGAAGGCCAGAGTCATACAAACATTTCTTTTTGTGGCTGGGTTGAACACTCTGTTGCAAACACTTTTTGGCACTCGTTTACCCGCTGTAATTGGAGGTTCATACACCTTTGTTGTGCCCACCATCTCAATCATTCTGAACGATCGTTACAACGACATCATCGATCCTCACAAG AGATTCCTGCGGACCATGCGGGGGACGCAGGGCGCGCTGATCGTTGCTTCAGTCGTCCAGATCATAATAGGCTTCAGCGGCCTATGGCGTTTGGTCACAAG ATTCCTTAGTCCTCTTTCGGCTGCACCGTTGGTCGCTTTGGCTGGCTTCGGCCTCTATCAACTTGGCTTCCCTGGA GTTGCAAAATGCATTGAGATTGGACTTCCACAGCTAATAGTGCTAGTAATAGTTTCGCAG TATGTACCGCATGCAATACATTTGAAGAAGAACATCTTTGACCGTTTTGCTGTCATATTCTCCGTCGCTATTGTATGGCTTTATGCATTCATCCTCACTGTAGGAGGTGCATATAGGCATGCGGCACCAAAAACTCAACAACATTGTCGTACCGATCGTTCTGGTCTCGTCGCTGCATCTCCTTG GATAAGAATACCATACCCCTTCCAATGGGGAGCCCCAACCTTTGAAGCCGGAGAAGCTTTTGCAATGATGGTTGCTTCTTTTGTTGCTCTTGTGGAG TCAACTGGTACTTTCATTGCGGTCTCGAGGTATGCAAGCGCGACACAAGTGCCCCCTTCGATCCTAAGTCGGGGCGTCGGTTGGCAG GGAATTGGGATATTGTTGGATGGGATATTTGGAACGGCCAATGGTTCCACAGCGTCCGT TGAAAATGCTGGCTTGCTAGCCTTGACTCGTGTTGGCAGCCGAAGAGTGGTTCAAATATCTGCAGGATTCATGATATTCTTTTCCATACTCG GAAAATTTGGAGCTGTTTTTGCGTCCATTCCAGGATCAATCATTGCAGCACTATACTGTCTTTTCTTTGCTTATGTTG GTGCTGCAGGACTCGGTTTACTTCAATTCAGCAACCTCAACAGCTTCAGGACAAAGTTCATCTTAGGATTCTCTGTGTTTCTGGGCTTGTCCATTCCACAATACTTCAAGGAGTATACTTCTGTTGCTGGCTATGGACCTGTACATACTGGTGCAAGATGG TTCAACGATATCGTCAACGTCATCTTCTCCTCGGAAGCGCTTGTTGCGGGTTTTGTGGCATATTTCTTGGACAACACTATGCAGTTGCATGAGAGCTCAACCAGGAAAGATAGGGGGTATCACTTCTGGGACAAGTTCAGGACCTTTAAGAAGGACCCCAGAAGTGAGGAGTTCTACTCCTTGCCATTTAAGCTCAACAGGTTCTTCACACCAGACTGA